In a genomic window of Streptomyces noursei ATCC 11455:
- a CDS encoding DUF998 domain-containing protein, whose product MSPISSTADARTGIAGRAAAVLLLLGALAYTAWVLELVSTTGLDPVRAYVSELAAADQPLGGLFRATDLVAGLLVLAGALTALATARRRPWTVAGLCALALFGAATVLDSRLPLSCAPTSDPVCAARETAGLVPATHTAHAVSSTLAMLGALAALVLLTVAARRYGHWPGLARLGPPLVLAELVATAWTLAEAAVLTAGRDTWALGVGQRLQVLLVALYLAVLAGCLARGARRGAPADTPAVPRDLPRGAP is encoded by the coding sequence GTGAGTCCGATCAGCTCCACCGCAGACGCCCGTACCGGCATCGCCGGGCGGGCCGCCGCCGTCCTGCTGCTGCTCGGCGCGCTCGCCTACACCGCCTGGGTGCTGGAACTGGTGAGCACCACGGGCCTGGACCCGGTGCGGGCGTACGTGAGCGAACTGGCCGCCGCCGATCAGCCGCTGGGCGGCCTGTTCCGCGCCACCGACCTGGTCGCCGGGCTGCTGGTGCTGGCCGGCGCGCTCACCGCGCTGGCCACCGCCCGGCGCCGGCCCTGGACGGTGGCCGGCCTGTGCGCCCTGGCCCTCTTCGGCGCCGCCACCGTGCTGGACTCCCGGCTGCCGCTGAGCTGCGCCCCCACCAGCGACCCGGTGTGCGCCGCCCGGGAGACCGCCGGACTGGTCCCGGCCACCCACACCGCGCACGCCGTCAGCAGCACGCTCGCCATGCTCGGCGCGCTCGCCGCGCTGGTCCTGCTGACCGTCGCGGCCCGCCGCTACGGCCACTGGCCCGGGCTCGCCCGCCTGGGCCCGCCGCTGGTGCTGGCCGAACTCGTCGCCACCGCTTGGACGCTGGCGGAGGCCGCCGTCCTCACCGCGGGCCGGGACACCTGGGCGCTCGGCGTCGGCCAGCGCCTCCAGGTGCTGCTGGTCGCCCTCTACCTCGCCGTGCTCGCCGGCTGCCTGGCCCGCGGCGCCCGCCGCGGCGCCCCGGCCGACACCCCCGCCGTGCCCCGGGACCTGCCCCGAGGAGCCCCATGA
- a CDS encoding alpha/beta fold hydrolase encodes MNPRNAPGRIVRVGGLPLHVLSEGDGPVVVLSAGLGMAWFDWDAVAALLVPHRTVVRFDRPGLGLSAPSAAPPDLVDEADRIAGLLDALGHRAPATVVGHSMAGFHVEAFARLHPDRCDGLVLVDGSVEEDPRPRLPRAVRAAWARGAAGVLSAAGLPHLLGPAARRLLTRAGTVGRHGTGDWERAGYRTSRVLRACALENAGYPYQAADLAELRRHRPLPAVPVTVLAAYDGSESPRQLRWLARQRALAAELGGRCTLAAPAGHLVMADAPEAVARAVLELR; translated from the coding sequence ATGAACCCCCGCAACGCCCCCGGTCGGATAGTGCGCGTCGGCGGGCTGCCGCTGCACGTGCTGAGCGAGGGCGACGGCCCGGTCGTGGTGCTCAGCGCCGGCCTCGGTATGGCGTGGTTCGACTGGGACGCGGTCGCCGCGCTGCTCGTCCCGCACCGCACCGTCGTCCGCTTCGACCGCCCCGGCCTGGGGCTGAGCGCCCCGTCCGCGGCACCGCCGGACCTCGTCGACGAGGCCGACCGGATCGCCGGCCTCCTGGACGCCCTCGGCCACCGGGCGCCGGCCACCGTCGTCGGTCACTCGATGGCCGGCTTCCACGTCGAGGCGTTCGCCCGGCTGCACCCCGACCGGTGCGACGGACTGGTCCTCGTCGACGGCAGCGTCGAGGAGGACCCCCGGCCCCGGCTGCCGCGCGCGGTCCGCGCGGCCTGGGCGCGCGGGGCGGCCGGTGTGCTCTCCGCCGCCGGGCTGCCGCACCTCCTCGGCCCCGCCGCGCGCCGCCTGCTCACCCGCGCCGGGACGGTGGGCCGCCACGGCACCGGGGACTGGGAGCGGGCCGGCTACCGCACCAGCCGGGTGCTGCGGGCCTGCGCCCTGGAGAACGCCGGCTACCCCTATCAGGCCGCGGACCTGGCGGAGCTGCGCCGGCACCGCCCGCTGCCGGCCGTCCCGGTGACCGTGCTGGCCGCCTACGACGGCAGCGAGTCACCGCGCCAGCTGCGCTGGCTGGCGCGGCAGCGGGCGCTCGCCGCCGAGCTGGGCGGGCGCTGCACACTCGCCGCCCCCGCCGGCCACCTCGTCATGGCGGACGCGCCGGAGGCGGTCGCGCGGGCGGTGCTGGAGCTGCGCTGA
- the glnA gene encoding type I glutamate--ammonia ligase, producing the protein MDKQQEFVLRTLEERDIRFVRLWFTDVLGFLKSVAVAPAELEQAFDEGIGFDGSAIEGFARVYESDMIAKPDPGTFQILPWRAEAPGTARMFCDILMPDGSPSYADPRFVLKRILAKTSDLGFTFYTHPEIEFFLLKDKPVDGSRPIPGDSSGYFDHTPQNVGMDFRRQAITMLESMGISVEFSHHEGAPGQQEIDLRYADALSTADNIMTFRLVMKQVALEQGVQATFMPKPFSEYPGSGMHTHLSLFEGDRNAFHESGAEYQLSKVGRSFIAGLLKHAGEISAVTNQWVNSYKRIWGGANRTAGAGGEAPSYICWGHNNRSALIRVPMYKPGKMGSTRVEVRSVDSGANPYLAYAVLLAAGLKGIEEGYELPAGADDDVWALSDSERRAMGIEPLPQNLGEAIELMERSELVAETLGEHVFDFFLRNKKQEWEEYRSEVTAFELRKMLPVL; encoded by the coding sequence ATGGACAAGCAGCAGGAGTTTGTGCTCCGGACGTTGGAAGAGCGCGACATTCGCTTCGTCCGGCTGTGGTTCACCGACGTCCTCGGATTCCTGAAGTCGGTGGCGGTCGCCCCGGCCGAGCTTGAGCAGGCGTTCGACGAGGGCATCGGCTTCGACGGCTCGGCCATCGAGGGCTTCGCCCGGGTCTACGAGTCCGACATGATCGCCAAACCGGACCCGGGTACCTTCCAGATCCTGCCGTGGCGCGCCGAGGCCCCGGGCACCGCCCGGATGTTCTGCGACATCCTGATGCCGGACGGCTCGCCCTCGTACGCCGACCCGCGGTTCGTCCTCAAGCGCATCCTGGCCAAGACCTCCGACCTCGGCTTCACCTTCTACACCCACCCCGAGATCGAGTTCTTCCTGCTCAAGGACAAGCCCGTGGACGGCTCCCGGCCGATCCCCGGCGACTCCTCCGGCTACTTCGACCACACCCCGCAGAACGTCGGGATGGACTTCCGCCGCCAGGCGATCACCATGCTGGAGTCGATGGGCATCTCGGTGGAGTTCAGCCACCACGAGGGCGCCCCCGGCCAGCAGGAGATCGACCTGCGCTACGCCGACGCGCTCTCCACCGCCGACAACATCATGACCTTCCGGCTGGTGATGAAGCAGGTCGCGCTGGAACAGGGCGTGCAGGCCACCTTCATGCCCAAGCCGTTCTCGGAGTACCCCGGTTCGGGCATGCACACCCACCTCTCGCTCTTCGAGGGCGACCGCAACGCCTTCCACGAGTCGGGCGCCGAGTACCAGCTCTCCAAGGTGGGGCGCTCCTTCATCGCCGGCCTGCTCAAGCACGCCGGCGAGATCTCCGCCGTCACCAACCAGTGGGTCAACTCCTACAAGCGCATCTGGGGCGGCGCCAACCGCACCGCGGGCGCCGGCGGCGAGGCCCCCTCGTACATCTGCTGGGGCCACAACAACCGCTCCGCCCTCATCCGCGTCCCGATGTACAAGCCCGGCAAGATGGGCTCCACCCGGGTCGAGGTCCGCTCGGTCGACTCCGGCGCCAACCCCTACCTGGCCTACGCGGTCCTGCTCGCGGCCGGCCTGAAGGGCATCGAGGAGGGCTACGAGCTCCCGGCCGGCGCCGACGACGACGTGTGGGCGCTGTCCGACTCCGAGCGCCGGGCGATGGGCATCGAGCCGCTGCCGCAGAACCTCGGCGAGGCCATCGAGCTGATGGAGCGCAGCGAACTGGTCGCCGAGACCCTCGGCGAGCACGTCTTCGACTTCTTCCTGCGCAACAAGAAGCAGGAGTGGGAGGAGTACCGCTCCGAGGTCACCGCCTTCGAGCTGCGGAAGATGCTGCCGGTGCTGTAG
- a CDS encoding bifunctional [glutamine synthetase] adenylyltransferase/[glutamine synthetase]-adenylyl-L-tyrosine phosphorylase, which produces MALPAPQGRRSSTFTRLLRHGFTDPSAAGTLLDATELAPVRDDSVLLEALGATPDPDLALRGLVRLVEALSPAERQELLATVAAAKPLRDRLLGVLGASEALGDHLVRHPGDWRSLVTYESVDLHPTTPEFEQALADGIWGERGADRPRADALRAAYRRSLLGIAARDVCGTTDVAEAAAELADLATATVRAALEIAYEEQPGDAAQCRLAVIGMGKCGGRELNYVSDVDVIFVAEPREGAEEAKALQAATRLAARMMRLCSDSTVEGTIWPVDANLRPEGRNGPLVRTLSSHLAYYQRWAKTWEFQALLKARPMAGDLALGQEYVDALSPMVWDVAERENFVTDVRQMRRRVVANIPAAQVDRELKLGPGGLRDVEFAVQLLQLVHGRTDATLRSATTLDALAALAAGGYVGRQDAAALDAAYRFLRTLEHRIQLFRLRRTHLMPEDESELRRLARSLGLRTEPVESLRREWKWHAREVRRLHEKLFYRPLLDAVAHLELGEARLSAKAAGHRLEALGYADPIAALRHLEALASGVTRKAAIQRTLLPVLLGWFADSADPDAGLLGFRKVSDALGKTPWYLRLLRDEGAAAENLARVLSAGRLAPDLLLRAPEAVALLGAADGLQPRGRAALEQEVLAAVGRAEGAEAAVAVARGVRRRELFRTAAADIIGAYGTESSPAETDHGHAVDAVGSAVSDVNAATLAGALRAAVREHWGDTLPTRFTVIGMGRFGGHELSYGSDADVLFVHEPREGADEQEAAKAAHAVANEMRRLLQLPSSDPPLPIDADLRPEGRSGPLVRTLASYAAYYRRWSLVWEAQALLRAEPVAGDAELGERFVELIDPLRYPAEGLGEDAVREIRRLKARMESERLPRGADPTTHAKLGRGGLSDVEWTVQLFQMRHGWELPGLRTTRTRDALAAAHAAGLIGTDEARTLDEAWVLAARVRNAVMLVRGRPGDTFPADGRELAAVGRYLGYEEGHVGEMVDDYRRITRRARAVVEELFYGA; this is translated from the coding sequence ATGGCACTACCCGCTCCGCAGGGACGGCGGAGCAGCACCTTCACCCGGCTGCTGAGGCACGGTTTCACCGATCCTTCGGCGGCCGGCACGCTGCTCGACGCCACCGAACTCGCCCCCGTACGCGACGACTCGGTGCTCCTGGAGGCGCTGGGCGCCACCCCCGACCCCGACCTGGCGCTGCGCGGCCTGGTGCGGCTGGTGGAGGCGCTGTCGCCGGCGGAGCGGCAGGAGCTGCTGGCCACCGTCGCCGCCGCCAAACCGCTGCGCGACCGGCTGCTGGGCGTCCTCGGCGCGTCCGAGGCGCTCGGCGACCACCTGGTCCGGCACCCGGGGGACTGGCGGTCGCTGGTCACCTACGAGTCGGTCGATCTGCACCCGACCACGCCGGAGTTCGAGCAGGCGCTCGCCGACGGCATCTGGGGCGAACGGGGCGCCGACCGGCCGCGGGCGGACGCCCTGCGCGCCGCCTACCGCCGCAGCCTGCTGGGCATCGCGGCCCGCGACGTGTGCGGCACCACCGACGTCGCGGAGGCCGCGGCGGAGCTCGCCGACCTGGCCACCGCCACCGTCCGCGCCGCCCTGGAGATCGCCTACGAGGAGCAGCCCGGCGACGCCGCGCAGTGCCGGCTGGCGGTCATCGGCATGGGCAAGTGCGGCGGCCGGGAGCTGAACTACGTCTCCGACGTGGACGTCATCTTCGTCGCCGAGCCGCGGGAGGGCGCCGAGGAGGCCAAGGCGCTCCAGGCCGCGACCCGGCTCGCCGCCCGGATGATGCGGCTGTGCTCGGACAGCACCGTCGAGGGCACCATCTGGCCGGTGGACGCCAATCTGCGCCCCGAGGGCCGCAACGGGCCGCTGGTGCGCACCCTGTCCAGTCACCTCGCCTACTACCAACGGTGGGCCAAGACCTGGGAGTTCCAGGCGCTGCTCAAGGCCCGCCCGATGGCCGGCGACCTGGCGCTGGGCCAGGAGTACGTCGACGCGCTGTCGCCGATGGTGTGGGACGTCGCCGAGCGGGAGAACTTCGTCACCGACGTCCGCCAGATGCGCCGCCGGGTCGTGGCGAACATCCCCGCCGCCCAGGTCGACCGGGAGCTCAAGCTCGGCCCCGGCGGGCTGCGGGACGTCGAATTCGCCGTCCAGCTCCTCCAGTTGGTGCACGGCCGCACCGACGCCACACTGCGCAGCGCCACCACCCTGGACGCCCTGGCGGCGCTCGCGGCCGGCGGCTACGTGGGCCGCCAGGACGCCGCCGCGCTCGACGCCGCCTACCGCTTCCTGCGCACCCTGGAGCACCGGATCCAGCTGTTCCGGCTGCGCCGCACCCATCTGATGCCCGAGGACGAGTCCGAACTCCGCCGTCTGGCACGGTCGTTGGGGCTGCGCACCGAGCCGGTCGAGTCGCTGCGCCGGGAGTGGAAGTGGCATGCCCGCGAGGTGCGTCGACTGCACGAGAAGCTCTTCTACCGGCCGCTGCTGGACGCCGTCGCCCACCTGGAACTCGGCGAGGCCCGGCTGTCCGCGAAGGCCGCCGGGCACCGCCTGGAGGCCCTCGGCTACGCCGACCCGATCGCCGCGCTGCGGCACCTGGAGGCGCTGGCCTCCGGGGTGACCCGCAAGGCGGCGATCCAGCGGACGCTGCTGCCGGTGCTGCTCGGCTGGTTCGCGGACTCCGCCGACCCGGACGCCGGTCTGCTGGGCTTCCGCAAGGTCTCCGACGCGCTCGGCAAGACCCCCTGGTACCTGCGGCTGCTGCGCGACGAGGGCGCCGCGGCGGAGAACCTCGCCCGGGTGCTGTCGGCCGGCCGGCTCGCCCCCGACCTGCTGCTGCGCGCCCCCGAGGCGGTGGCCCTGCTGGGTGCCGCCGACGGGCTCCAGCCGCGCGGCCGGGCCGCCCTGGAGCAGGAGGTGCTGGCCGCGGTCGGCCGCGCGGAGGGCGCCGAGGCGGCGGTTGCGGTGGCCCGCGGGGTGCGCCGCCGGGAGCTGTTCCGGACCGCGGCGGCGGACATCATCGGCGCGTACGGCACCGAGTCCAGCCCCGCCGAGACCGACCACGGCCACGCCGTCGACGCGGTCGGCTCGGCGGTCTCCGACGTCAACGCCGCGACCCTGGCCGGCGCCCTGCGGGCCGCGGTCCGCGAGCACTGGGGCGACACCCTGCCCACCCGGTTCACGGTGATCGGCATGGGCCGCTTCGGCGGCCACGAGCTGAGCTACGGCTCGGACGCCGATGTGCTGTTCGTCCACGAGCCGCGCGAGGGCGCCGACGAGCAGGAGGCCGCCAAGGCCGCCCACGCGGTCGCCAACGAGATGCGCCGGCTGCTCCAGCTCCCCTCCTCCGACCCGCCGCTGCCGATCGACGCGGACCTGCGCCCGGAAGGCCGGTCGGGCCCGCTGGTGCGCACCCTCGCCTCGTACGCGGCGTACTACCGGCGCTGGTCGCTGGTGTGGGAGGCGCAGGCGCTGCTGCGCGCCGAGCCGGTGGCCGGCGACGCGGAGCTGGGGGAGCGGTTCGTCGAGCTGATCGACCCGCTGCGCTACCCGGCCGAGGGGCTGGGCGAGGACGCGGTCCGCGAGATCCGTCGGCTCAAGGCGCGGATGGAGTCCGAGCGGCTGCCCCGCGGCGCGGACCCGACCACCCACGCCAAGCTGGGCCGGGGTGGGCTGAGCGACGTGGAGTGGACGGTCCAGCTGTTCCAGATGCGGCACGGCTGGGAGCTGCCCGGACTGCGCACCACCCGCACCCGGGACGCGCTGGCCGCCGCGCACGCCGCCGGGCTGATCGGCACCGACGAGGCCCGGACGCTGGACGAGGCGTGGGTGCTGGCGGCGCGGGTGCGCAACGCGGTGATGCTGGTGCGCGGCCGGCCCGGCGACACCTTCCCGGCGGACGGCCGGGAGCTGGCGGCGGTCGGCCGCTACCTCGGCTACGAGGAGGGGCACGTCGGCGAGATGGTCGACGACTACCGGCGGATCACCCGCCGGGCCCGGGCCGTCGTCGAGGAGCTGTTCTACGGGGCGTGA
- a CDS encoding phosphatase PAP2 family protein, with translation MGDAHVRTLDDLQTAPPSSGEHTERPVDRGRLARLRTPRSPRLWFEILLIAVSYWTYSMIRNAVPEQKDKALRNADWIWQAEHALGIAVEHTVNHAVNSVTWLIVSMNYYYATLHFIVTIGVLIWLYRWHPGRYAAARLALFATTGVALVGYYFYPLAPPRLMPDGGFVDTVIEHGTWGSMASGNLASMSNQYAAMPSMHIGWSLWCGITIALLAKPVWGKALGLLYPATTLTVIVSTANHFWLDALGGVLCLAFGYALACAWYGRLPHRLARYVGAAELGPLKA, from the coding sequence ATGGGTGATGCGCATGTGAGGACATTGGACGATCTGCAGACCGCCCCGCCATCCAGCGGGGAGCACACGGAGCGTCCGGTCGACAGGGGGCGACTGGCCCGGCTGCGGACCCCGCGCTCACCCCGTCTCTGGTTCGAGATCCTGCTGATCGCGGTCAGCTACTGGACCTACTCCATGATCCGCAACGCGGTGCCCGAGCAGAAGGACAAGGCGCTGCGGAACGCCGACTGGATCTGGCAGGCCGAGCACGCCCTGGGCATCGCCGTCGAGCACACCGTCAACCACGCCGTGAACTCGGTGACCTGGTTGATCGTCTCGATGAACTACTACTACGCGACGCTGCACTTCATCGTGACGATCGGGGTGCTGATCTGGCTCTACCGCTGGCATCCCGGGCGGTACGCGGCGGCCCGGCTCGCGCTCTTCGCGACCACCGGCGTCGCCCTGGTCGGCTACTACTTCTACCCGCTCGCGCCGCCCCGGCTGATGCCGGACGGCGGCTTCGTCGACACCGTCATCGAGCACGGCACCTGGGGCTCCATGGCGTCCGGGAACCTCGCGTCGATGTCCAACCAGTACGCCGCGATGCCGTCGATGCACATCGGCTGGTCACTGTGGTGCGGCATCACCATCGCGCTGCTGGCGAAGCCGGTGTGGGGCAAGGCACTGGGCCTGCTCTACCCCGCCACCACGCTGACGGTGATCGTCTCCACCGCCAACCACTTCTGGCTGGACGCGCTGGGCGGCGTGCTGTGCCTGGCGTTCGGCTATGCGCTGGCCTGCGCGTGGTACGGGCGGCTGCCGCACCGGCTGGCGCGGTACGTGGGGGCGGCCGAGCTCGGCCCCCTCAAGGCGTGA
- a CDS encoding LacI family DNA-binding transcriptional regulator, translating into MTARLADIAAQAGVSEATVSRVLNGKPGVSATTRQSVLAALDVLGYERPVRLRRRSAGLVGLITPELENPIFPAFAQVIGQALTRQGYTPVLATQTPGGSTEDELTEMLVDRGVAGIIFVSGLHADTDADMGRYEQLRGQGVPFVLVNGFSDKVRAPFVSPDDRAAVELAVTHLTALGHRRIGLAVGPKRFVPVQRKIEGFLRCAQERLGMDAAEAEPLVQHSLYTLEGGQAAAAALIERGVTAIVCASDMMALGAIRAARQRGLDVPREMSVVGFDDSPLIAFTDPPLTTIRQPVQAMGQAAVRALLEEIGGTPAPPSEFVFHPELVVRGSTASVPKATPGTAKVPRPPRASRVVP; encoded by the coding sequence ATGACCGCCCGGCTGGCCGATATCGCAGCACAGGCGGGTGTCAGCGAGGCCACCGTCAGCCGGGTTCTCAACGGGAAGCCCGGCGTCTCCGCCACCACCCGCCAGTCCGTGCTTGCCGCCCTCGACGTCCTGGGCTACGAGCGACCGGTCCGCCTGCGGCGGCGCAGCGCGGGGCTGGTCGGGCTGATCACCCCGGAGCTGGAGAACCCGATCTTCCCGGCCTTCGCCCAGGTGATCGGGCAGGCCCTGACCCGCCAGGGCTACACCCCGGTGCTGGCCACCCAGACCCCGGGCGGCTCCACCGAGGACGAGCTCACCGAGATGCTGGTGGACCGCGGGGTGGCCGGCATCATCTTCGTCTCCGGACTGCACGCCGACACGGACGCCGACATGGGGCGCTACGAGCAGCTGCGCGGCCAGGGCGTGCCCTTCGTCCTCGTCAACGGCTTCTCCGACAAGGTGCGGGCGCCGTTCGTCTCCCCCGACGACCGGGCCGCGGTGGAGCTGGCGGTGACCCATCTCACCGCGCTGGGGCACCGGCGGATCGGGCTGGCGGTCGGGCCGAAGCGGTTCGTGCCGGTCCAGCGCAAGATCGAGGGGTTCCTCCGCTGCGCCCAGGAGCGGCTCGGCATGGACGCGGCGGAGGCGGAGCCGCTCGTCCAGCACTCGCTCTACACCCTGGAGGGCGGCCAGGCCGCGGCCGCCGCGCTGATCGAGCGGGGCGTGACGGCGATCGTGTGCGCCAGCGACATGATGGCGCTGGGAGCGATCCGGGCCGCCCGGCAGCGCGGGCTGGACGTGCCGCGGGAGATGTCCGTGGTGGGCTTCGACGACTCCCCGCTGATCGCGTTCACCGACCCGCCGCTGACGACGATCCGGCAGCCCGTCCAGGCCATGGGGCAGGCGGCGGTGCGGGCGCTGCTGGAGGAGATCGGCGGCACCCCGGCGCCGCCCAGCGAGTTCGTCTTCCACCCCGAGCTGGTGGTGCGGGGTTCGACCGCGTCGGTGCCCAAGGCGACGCCCGGGACGGCGAAGGTACCCCGGCCGCCACGGGCCTCCCGGGTCGTCCCCTAG
- a CDS encoding glycoside hydrolase family 13 protein produces MTQELTSPSPAPQAAGSDRDRGWWRDAVIYQVYVRSFADSDGDGIGDLRGARDRLPYLKDLGVDAVWLTPFYASPQADGGYDVADYRAVDPLFGSLQDADDLIGTAHALGLRVIVDIVPNHTSDRHPWFQDPDLARQRYVFRPGKGEHGELPPNDWESVFGGPAWTRTDRGDWYLHLFAPEQPDLDWERPEVHQEFAAILRFWLDLGVDGFRVDVAHGMVKAAGLPDIGHGEQARLIGSQILPFFDQDGVHAIHRAWRRLLDSYGEANDKEVIGVAEAWAPSVERLALYVRPDELHQAFNFQFLTTPWEAEALRGVIDSSLTATVAVGAPTTWVLSNHDVVRHTTRLGGGLDRARAATLLMLALPGSAYLYQGEELGLPEVTDLPAEVRQDPAFFRGRLGGDGQTADGCSGTSGQDGFRDGCRVPLPWSGELPPYGFGPGGSWLPQPADWGRLSVAAQAGDPSSTLELYRAALELRRRLPGLGDGEMAWQPAPEGVLAFRRPGVLCTVNTRGQDTEIPLPGELLLGTAPVAVADGAAVLPGDSCSWWAI; encoded by the coding sequence ATGACCCAGGAGCTCACTTCCCCCAGCCCCGCCCCCCAGGCCGCCGGATCCGACCGAGACCGGGGATGGTGGCGCGACGCCGTCATCTACCAGGTCTACGTCCGGTCCTTCGCCGACAGCGACGGAGACGGCATCGGCGATCTGCGCGGGGCGCGCGACCGGCTCCCCTACCTCAAGGACCTGGGCGTGGACGCCGTCTGGCTCACCCCCTTCTACGCCTCGCCGCAGGCCGACGGCGGGTACGACGTCGCCGACTACCGCGCCGTCGACCCGCTCTTCGGCAGCCTCCAGGACGCCGACGACCTGATCGGCACCGCGCACGCGCTGGGCCTGCGGGTGATCGTGGACATCGTCCCCAACCACACCTCCGACCGCCACCCCTGGTTCCAGGATCCGGACCTGGCCCGACAGCGCTACGTCTTCCGGCCCGGCAAGGGCGAGCACGGCGAACTGCCGCCCAACGACTGGGAGTCGGTCTTCGGCGGCCCCGCCTGGACCCGCACCGACCGCGGCGACTGGTACCTGCACCTCTTCGCGCCCGAACAGCCCGACCTGGACTGGGAGCGGCCCGAGGTGCACCAGGAGTTCGCCGCCATCCTGCGCTTCTGGCTGGACCTGGGCGTGGACGGCTTCCGGGTGGACGTCGCCCACGGCATGGTCAAGGCCGCCGGCCTGCCCGACATCGGCCACGGCGAACAGGCCCGGCTGATCGGCAGTCAGATCCTGCCCTTCTTCGACCAGGACGGCGTGCACGCCATCCACCGCGCCTGGCGCCGGCTGCTGGACTCCTACGGCGAGGCCAACGACAAGGAGGTGATCGGGGTCGCCGAGGCATGGGCGCCCAGCGTCGAGCGGCTGGCCCTCTACGTCCGCCCGGACGAGCTCCACCAGGCGTTCAACTTCCAGTTCCTGACCACCCCGTGGGAGGCCGAGGCGCTGCGCGGGGTCATCGACTCCTCGCTGACCGCCACCGTCGCCGTCGGCGCGCCCACCACCTGGGTGCTCTCCAACCACGACGTCGTCCGGCACACCACCCGCCTCGGCGGCGGCCTGGACCGGGCCCGCGCCGCCACCCTCCTGATGCTGGCGCTGCCCGGCTCGGCCTACCTCTACCAGGGCGAGGAACTCGGCCTGCCCGAGGTCACCGACCTGCCCGCCGAGGTGCGTCAGGACCCGGCGTTCTTCCGCGGCCGGCTCGGCGGCGACGGGCAGACGGCCGACGGCTGTTCCGGCACCAGCGGCCAGGACGGCTTCCGGGACGGCTGCCGGGTGCCGCTGCCCTGGTCCGGCGAGCTGCCGCCGTACGGCTTCGGGCCGGGCGGCAGTTGGCTTCCGCAGCCCGCCGACTGGGGCCGGCTGAGCGTCGCGGCACAGGCCGGCGACCCGTCCTCGACCCTGGAGCTCTACCGCGCCGCGCTGGAGCTGCGCCGCCGTCTGCCGGGCCTGGGCGACGGGGAGATGGCGTGGCAGCCCGCCCCCGAGGGCGTGTTGGCGTTCCGCCGGCCCGGGGTGCTGTGCACCGTCAACACCCGCGGCCAGGACACCGAGATCCCGCTGCCCGGGGAACTGCTGCTCGGCACCGCGCCGGTGGCGGTCGCCGACGGGGCGGCGGTGCTGCCCGGGGACAGCTGCAGCTGGTGGGCAATCTGA